The Desulfatitalea tepidiphila genome window below encodes:
- the rsmD gene encoding 16S rRNA (guanine(966)-N(2))-methyltransferase RsmD, producing the protein MRIIGGTLRGRKLVSLSGRSIRPTSDRVREALFNILGSNPVGATVLDLFAGTGALGIEALSRGARQAVFIDKASATIQVLRKNIALCGFETRSRIIQWDIVKNLSCLRPYRQAFDLVFLDPPYHQNMVQPALLHLMREKTLAADARIVVEQAAKGDDLPVVPELTCDDQRRYGETLLTFWTVAAEIIAS; encoded by the coding sequence ATGCGCATCATCGGCGGCACATTGCGAGGACGAAAACTGGTATCTTTGAGCGGCAGATCCATCCGCCCCACCTCCGACCGTGTCCGGGAAGCGCTGTTCAATATCCTGGGGTCCAATCCCGTGGGCGCCACCGTACTGGATCTGTTTGCCGGTACCGGCGCCCTGGGGATCGAAGCCTTGAGTCGCGGCGCGAGGCAGGCCGTCTTCATCGACAAGGCATCCGCAACGATTCAAGTCTTGCGCAAAAATATCGCCCTTTGCGGTTTTGAAACCCGCAGCCGGATCATTCAATGGGACATTGTGAAGAACCTGTCTTGCCTGCGCCCCTATCGCCAGGCCTTTGATCTGGTCTTTTTGGATCCGCCATATCATCAAAACATGGTCCAGCCGGCACTCTTGCATCTGATGCGTGAAAAGACGCTGGCCGCTGATGCCCGAATCGTTGTCGAGCAGGCTGCCAAAGGGGACGACCTGCCCGTTGTTCCGGAATTGACGTGCGACGATCAGCGACGCTATGGCGAGACCCTGCTCACCTTTTGGACGGTTGCCGCTGAGATTATTGCATCTTGA
- a CDS encoding sensor histidine kinase, with protein sequence MKTKLPDEEKRRRKRELILIFAIIPIVGLLAFILNRNIYFRTDFPVSNQILMFILININLLLLLLLIFLVFRNLVKLLYDRKRKVMGAKLRTRLVMAFMTLTLLPSTVLFLFSITFITSSIEFWFNVPVEQALANSLRVGHMIYERAEQESRFLLERVAYQIEKKNLFAADKQEALANYIQIVQREFNLDAIESYDMKAERLAYAVAPAIEQEPFGHIGASDLLKPASNDGVQTISTQITQGELLRTIGTVPFGASAEKISGFVVISVYVSSDISESMASIQRGFEEYQQISLLKRPIQTFYYITLSVVALLVVFCAVWLGFYMAKTITIPILRLADGTRRVAEGDLSFTLEVQADDEIGSLVTAFNKMTRDLRTGREQLELSAQMLREQNIEIEARRRYMEIVLKNVSAGVITLDAKGAIITFNTSAERMLDLKAGEILNKNFKTLLKGPHLKLAEEIMENLPQSQKETMEIPLRVAIGGRPRSFLVYINALKDESNQHVGIVMVIDDLTELEKAQRMAAWREVARRIAHEVKNPLTPISLSAQRLKRKYSERINEPVFDECTQMIINHVELIRNLVNEFSAFARFPTADPKPCDLAPLIEETVALYREGHTNIDFQIEIQDTLPPMNLDRQQIKQAMINLVDNAVSAIRIKGVVRIMVTHDPILNMVRMEVTDDGMGISDDDKIRLFEPNFSTKKTGMGLGLTIVNSIITDHGGRISVQDNFPKGAKFVVEMPV encoded by the coding sequence GATCAACATCAACCTGCTGTTGTTGTTGCTCCTCATATTTCTCGTGTTCCGAAATCTGGTCAAACTGCTTTATGATCGCAAACGCAAAGTCATGGGTGCAAAATTGCGTACCCGCCTGGTCATGGCCTTTATGACCCTGACATTGCTGCCGTCCACGGTGTTGTTTCTTTTTTCAATCACCTTCATCACCAGCAGTATCGAGTTTTGGTTTAATGTGCCGGTTGAACAGGCCCTGGCAAACTCACTGCGCGTCGGGCACATGATATATGAGCGGGCCGAGCAGGAGAGCCGATTTCTGCTTGAACGTGTCGCCTATCAAATCGAAAAGAAGAACCTGTTCGCGGCCGACAAACAGGAAGCGTTGGCCAACTACATCCAGATCGTGCAGCGCGAGTTTAACTTGGACGCCATCGAGTCATACGACATGAAAGCCGAACGGTTGGCCTATGCGGTGGCCCCTGCGATAGAGCAAGAACCCTTCGGGCATATCGGGGCCAGCGATCTGCTTAAGCCCGCCTCAAACGACGGCGTTCAAACCATTTCAACCCAAATCACGCAAGGGGAATTGCTGCGAACGATCGGCACCGTTCCCTTCGGCGCGTCGGCCGAAAAAATCTCAGGTTTCGTGGTGATCTCCGTCTATGTCTCGAGCGACATTTCCGAGAGCATGGCATCCATTCAGCGCGGATTTGAAGAATATCAGCAGATCAGCCTCTTGAAACGCCCGATCCAGACCTTCTACTACATCACGCTGTCCGTGGTGGCGCTGCTCGTCGTGTTTTGCGCGGTGTGGCTGGGATTTTATATGGCCAAAACCATCACCATCCCCATTTTGCGCCTTGCCGACGGCACCCGCCGGGTGGCCGAAGGGGACTTGAGTTTTACTCTCGAAGTTCAAGCCGATGATGAAATCGGCAGTCTGGTGACGGCCTTCAATAAGATGACCCGCGATCTGCGTACCGGACGGGAGCAGCTCGAGCTTTCCGCTCAAATGCTTCGCGAGCAAAATATCGAGATCGAAGCCCGTCGACGCTACATGGAAATCGTGCTGAAGAATGTTTCCGCCGGTGTCATCACTCTGGACGCCAAGGGAGCGATCATCACCTTCAACACCTCGGCCGAACGCATGCTCGACTTGAAAGCCGGCGAAATACTCAATAAAAATTTCAAGACGCTCCTCAAAGGGCCGCATCTCAAACTGGCCGAAGAAATTATGGAGAACCTGCCCCAAAGCCAGAAAGAGACCATGGAGATTCCACTCCGCGTAGCCATCGGCGGACGCCCGAGGAGTTTTTTGGTCTACATCAATGCACTGAAGGATGAAAGCAACCAGCACGTCGGCATCGTCATGGTGATCGACGATCTCACCGAATTGGAAAAGGCGCAACGGATGGCCGCTTGGCGGGAGGTGGCCAGGCGAATTGCCCACGAAGTTAAAAACCCGCTCACACCGATCAGCCTGTCGGCGCAGCGGCTGAAACGAAAATACTCCGAACGGATTAATGAACCGGTGTTCGATGAGTGCACCCAGATGATCATCAACCACGTGGAGCTGATCCGCAATCTGGTCAATGAATTTTCAGCCTTCGCCCGTTTTCCGACCGCTGACCCCAAACCGTGTGACTTGGCCCCCCTCATCGAAGAGACGGTCGCGCTTTACAGGGAGGGACATACCAACATCGATTTTCAAATCGAGATACAAGATACCTTGCCGCCGATGAATCTCGACCGGCAGCAAATCAAACAGGCCATGATCAATCTGGTCGACAATGCCGTTTCGGCCATTCGCATCAAGGGGGTCGTGCGCATCATGGTGACCCACGACCCCATACTCAACATGGTGCGTATGGAGGTTACCGATGACGGCATGGGTATATCGGACGATGATAAAATCCGGCTCTTCGAACCCAATTTTTCGACCAAAAAGACCGGTATGGGATTAGGCCTGACCATCGTTAACAGTATCATCACCGACCATGGCGGCAGAATCAGCGTTCAGGATAATTTCCCCAAGGGAGCCAAATTCGTCGTTGAAATGCCTGTCTGA
- a CDS encoding selenium metabolism-associated LysR family transcriptional regulator: MDLWQLKIFCKVLELKSFSKAGEAVHLSQPTVSSHIKDLETHFGTQLIDRLARNASPTKAGELLYDYAQRLIALQQETETALAEFLGKIKGRLTIGGSTIPGGYLLPQLIGEFSRTYPDVHIALVVGDTSEILDKISSGNIELGVVGARCDDSQLEQTPLMEDVLCVVVPSDHKWAGRTSVIMAELIQEPFIIRESGSGTLRAIEQHLQKASHHLDGFHVVAEMGSTEAVRQSIKSHIGISILSAIAVAADVTAGTLKTLTVEGLDFKRHFYLTRHKHRTPSPLCSAFMAFIENLHTQP; encoded by the coding sequence ATGGATCTATGGCAGCTTAAGATATTCTGCAAAGTACTCGAGCTGAAAAGCTTCTCCAAAGCCGGAGAAGCGGTTCACCTGTCGCAGCCGACGGTCAGCAGCCACATCAAGGACCTGGAGACCCATTTCGGCACCCAGCTCATCGATCGGTTGGCCCGCAATGCTTCTCCGACCAAAGCCGGCGAACTGCTCTACGATTATGCGCAACGGCTGATCGCCCTTCAACAGGAAACCGAAACCGCCCTGGCCGAATTTTTAGGAAAAATTAAAGGGCGACTGACCATCGGGGGCAGTACCATACCCGGCGGCTATCTCCTGCCCCAGCTGATCGGCGAGTTTTCCCGCACCTACCCTGACGTCCACATCGCCCTTGTCGTGGGCGATACATCGGAGATTCTGGACAAAATCAGCTCCGGAAACATCGAACTTGGCGTGGTCGGCGCCCGTTGTGACGACAGCCAGCTGGAGCAAACACCGCTGATGGAAGATGTATTGTGCGTGGTGGTGCCCAGCGACCACAAATGGGCCGGTCGTACCAGCGTGATCATGGCCGAACTGATCCAAGAGCCGTTTATCATCCGCGAAAGCGGATCCGGGACCCTGCGAGCTATCGAACAGCATCTCCAAAAAGCCAGCCACCATTTGGATGGATTCCATGTCGTGGCGGAAATGGGCAGCACCGAGGCCGTCCGCCAAAGTATCAAGAGCCATATCGGCATCTCGATTCTTTCGGCCATTGCCGTTGCGGCCGATGTGACCGCCGGCACGTTGAAAACCCTCACGGTTGAAGGACTCGACTTCAAACGCCATTTCTACCTCACCCGTCACAAGCACCGCACCCCATCTCCCCTGTGCAGCGCCTTCATGGCGTTTATCGAAAATCTCCACACTCAACCGTGA
- the coaD gene encoding pantetheine-phosphate adenylyltransferase — translation MKKIAIYPGSFDPVTFGHMDIVQRGRKIFDHIIVAILNNPQKKALFSIDERLEMLRECMKDIPGLSFDSFDGLLVDYAKTHGACAILRGMRAVSDFEKEFQLALMNRKLNREIETVFLMTGMRWFFTSSSIIKEAAIFGGDITDMVPPLVNERVKAKYTKTR, via the coding sequence ATGAAAAAAATCGCGATCTACCCCGGCTCGTTCGACCCCGTGACCTTCGGCCATATGGATATCGTTCAAAGAGGAAGAAAAATCTTTGACCACATCATCGTCGCCATCCTTAACAATCCCCAAAAAAAAGCCCTTTTTTCGATTGACGAACGGTTGGAAATGCTGCGGGAATGCATGAAAGATATCCCTGGCCTGTCGTTTGACAGTTTTGACGGTCTGCTGGTCGATTATGCGAAAACCCACGGTGCCTGTGCAATACTAAGAGGCATGCGCGCAGTATCCGACTTTGAAAAAGAGTTTCAGCTCGCCTTGATGAACCGCAAACTCAACCGGGAAATCGAAACCGTTTTTTTAATGACCGGCATGCGATGGTTCTTTACCAGTTCCTCGATCATCAAAGAGGCCGCCATTTTCGGCGGAGACATCACCGACATGGTTCCACCGCTGGTCAACGAGCGTGTCAAAGCGAAATACACCAAGACCCGATAG
- a CDS encoding sigma-54-dependent transcriptional regulator — MYPTILVVDDEPSILQSLQGILADEGFEVTTASNGYEALQQIEADAPDLVLLDIWMPGIDGLETLKEIKKNHPYIQAIMITGHGTIETAVQATKLGAFDFIEKPLSIEKVIVAINNALNFRRLEEENRYLRKKTIDKHAITGNSGPIQALKAAIARVAPSDSWVLIKGENGTGKELVARNIHHMSQRATQPLIAVNCAAIPEELIESELFGHEKGAFTGANSKKIGKFQLADKGTLFLDEIADMSLKTQAKILRVLQEKQFQRVGGSRTLNVDVRVIAATNKNLEEEIRHGTFREDLYYRLNVVPIEVPCLRDRAEDISTLVDVFLAEAAQQSREPKKSMSVEAVDLLKQYSWPGNVRELKNLIERLVIMSTDQHIGVKDLPKPYNPGTVSPGSEKIESLFNIQELKAAKQQFEQHFIQRKLVENENNITHTAKSIGVERSYLHRRIKKLSEEND, encoded by the coding sequence ATGTACCCAACCATACTCGTTGTTGATGACGAGCCCTCCATCCTCCAGTCTCTGCAGGGGATCTTGGCGGACGAGGGTTTTGAGGTAACCACCGCTTCCAACGGATACGAAGCGCTGCAGCAGATCGAAGCGGACGCGCCGGACTTGGTGTTGCTCGACATATGGATGCCCGGCATCGACGGCCTCGAGACGCTTAAAGAGATCAAAAAGAATCATCCCTATATTCAAGCGATCATGATCACTGGGCATGGCACCATCGAGACGGCGGTTCAGGCCACCAAGCTGGGTGCCTTTGATTTCATCGAAAAACCGCTGTCCATCGAAAAAGTGATCGTGGCCATCAACAACGCCCTGAACTTCCGGCGCCTGGAAGAAGAAAATCGATACCTGCGCAAAAAGACCATCGACAAGCATGCCATCACCGGAAACAGCGGTCCGATTCAAGCGCTGAAGGCCGCCATCGCCAGGGTCGCGCCCAGCGACAGCTGGGTCCTCATCAAGGGTGAGAACGGGACGGGGAAGGAGCTCGTGGCCAGAAACATTCATCATATGAGCCAGCGCGCCACCCAACCCCTCATCGCGGTCAACTGCGCCGCCATACCCGAAGAGCTGATCGAGAGCGAATTGTTCGGGCATGAAAAGGGAGCCTTCACAGGCGCTAACAGCAAGAAAATCGGAAAATTTCAACTTGCGGACAAAGGCACGCTCTTTCTGGACGAAATCGCCGACATGAGCCTGAAAACCCAGGCCAAAATTTTGCGCGTGCTTCAGGAAAAGCAGTTTCAACGTGTAGGCGGCAGCAGGACGCTGAATGTGGACGTACGCGTCATCGCCGCCACCAACAAAAACCTGGAAGAGGAAATCCGGCATGGCACTTTTCGCGAAGATCTCTACTATCGGCTCAATGTCGTGCCCATCGAGGTGCCGTGCCTTCGGGATCGGGCCGAGGACATCTCCACTTTGGTCGATGTCTTTCTGGCCGAGGCGGCGCAACAAAGCCGGGAGCCTAAAAAAAGCATGTCAGTGGAAGCGGTAGACCTGTTGAAGCAATACAGTTGGCCGGGTAATGTGAGGGAGTTGAAAAACCTCATCGAACGCCTGGTGATCATGAGTACGGATCAACACATTGGCGTGAAGGATCTGCCCAAGCCCTACAATCCCGGGACCGTGTCTCCGGGTTCCGAAAAAATCGAATCCCTCTTCAACATCCAGGAGTTAAAAGCGGCCAAGCAGCAATTCGAACAACATTTCATCCAGCGCAAACTGGTGGAAAACGAAAACAACATCACCCATACGGCCAAATCCATCGGCGTGGAACGCAGCTATTTGCATCGCAGAATCAAAAAGCTGTCCGAAGAAAACGACTAA